A genome region from Candidatus Omnitrophota bacterium includes the following:
- the folE gene encoding GTP cyclohydrolase I FolE, producing MDKKKIEKAVRDILAAIGEDPGRKDLLATPRRVAEMYEEIFFGINKDPSKELEVILDQKHDEIILLKGISLYSICEHHLLPFTGRAHVAYIPKDGRVTGLSKLARVVEILARRPQVQERLTTQIADIIMSKLKPQGCMVVIEAEHMCMSMRGVKKPGTFTVTSAVRGIFQKNEKTRSEALALMRA from the coding sequence ATGGATAAGAAAAAGATAGAGAAAGCGGTAAGGGATATTTTGGCCGCTATAGGCGAAGACCCGGGCAGAAAAGACCTGTTGGCTACCCCTCGGCGCGTAGCTGAGATGTATGAAGAGATATTTTTCGGCATAAATAAGGACCCGTCCAAAGAGCTGGAAGTGATTCTTGATCAGAAACACGATGAGATCATTCTTTTGAAAGGGATCTCTCTTTACAGCATCTGTGAACATCATCTCCTGCCTTTTACCGGAAGGGCACATGTCGCGTATATACCTAAAGACGGCCGGGTCACGGGCTTAAGCAAATTAGCCCGGGTGGTTGAGATCCTCGCCCGGAGGCCTCAGGTGCAGGAGCGATTAACCACTCAGATCGCTGATATTATAATGTCAAAACTCAAACCCCAGGGCTGTATGGTGGTTATTGAAGCGGAACATATGTGTATGTCAATGCGCGGGGTAAAAAAACCGGGGACTTTTACCGTGACTTCTGCGGTAAGAGGGATTTTTCAAAAGAATGAAAAGACCCGTTCTGAGGCGTTGGCATTAATGAGGGCTTAA
- a CDS encoding bifunctional folylpolyglutamate synthase/dihydrofolate synthase, producing the protein MTYREAIEYLNTFVNYERNTTYQYKSALNLKRVKGLLACLGDPQNGFKSIHVSGTKGKGSVCAFAAYILRTAGYKVGLYTSPHLYDIRERIRILKPLSGNNRNLSCAEFEGSISRKELSGLVAGLKPILDQYRRNCPYGPLSFFEVYTVLSFLYFKEKKIDFAVLETGLGGRLDATNVVEAGVCGISSISLDHTKLLGNSLTKIAGEKAGIIKRNKDRHKGRKPVVISAPQVKEVSRVIRNRCAKENAVLYSVGREIRYRDIKHGSKSQRFDLFGLRGEYRDLRIRMLGEHQVVNSALAVGLIESLAMRGQARIERKDIENGLVAAIWPGRFEIVREGPLVVLDGAHNDASAGNLRETLKKTCGGKDIIFVLGISRDKDIGGICRQFSPVGKKFILTRADNPRAAYCGQILQKLRLCKPGVAAFLSENVRDGLRLAFSKAGKGGVIVVTGSLFVVAEARRIILNNKGKYGQARS; encoded by the coding sequence ATGACCTACCGCGAAGCGATTGAATATTTAAACACGTTCGTTAATTACGAAAGAAATACCACCTATCAGTATAAAAGCGCGTTAAACTTAAAACGCGTCAAAGGGCTGCTCGCTTGTTTAGGTGACCCCCAAAACGGGTTTAAATCCATCCACGTGTCCGGGACCAAAGGGAAAGGCTCGGTTTGCGCGTTCGCTGCCTATATCCTGAGAACTGCCGGCTATAAAGTGGGATTATACACTTCTCCCCATTTATATGATATCCGGGAAAGAATACGCATTTTAAAACCGTTAAGCGGGAACAACAGAAATCTGTCGTGCGCTGAGTTTGAAGGGTCGATCAGCCGGAAAGAACTTTCCGGTCTGGTGGCGGGATTAAAACCGATCCTGGATCAATACCGCAGGAACTGTCCATACGGACCGCTTTCGTTTTTTGAGGTATACACTGTTCTATCTTTCCTTTATTTTAAAGAAAAAAAGATCGACTTCGCGGTTTTAGAGACTGGATTAGGCGGCAGGCTTGATGCGACCAATGTGGTTGAGGCGGGGGTTTGCGGCATCAGTTCTATCAGCCTTGATCATACCAAACTATTGGGCAACAGTTTAACAAAGATCGCCGGTGAGAAAGCCGGGATCATCAAGAGAAACAAAGACAGGCATAAAGGCCGAAAGCCGGTTGTAATATCCGCTCCCCAGGTAAAAGAAGTATCCCGGGTGATAAGAAACAGGTGCGCCAAGGAAAATGCGGTTTTATACAGCGTGGGCAGAGAGATCCGTTACCGGGATATAAAACATGGATCTAAGTCCCAGCGGTTTGACCTTTTTGGGCTCCGGGGAGAATACCGGGATCTGCGGATCAGGATGTTAGGTGAACATCAGGTCGTAAATTCGGCTCTTGCCGTGGGCCTGATTGAAAGTCTGGCTATGCGCGGCCAGGCGAGGATCGAACGCAAGGATATAGAAAACGGTCTGGTTGCCGCCATCTGGCCGGGCAGGTTTGAGATCGTCCGGGAAGGTCCGTTGGTCGTGTTGGATGGGGCGCATAATGACGCCTCTGCCGGTAATTTAAGGGAAACCCTAAAGAAGACCTGCGGCGGCAAAGATATTATTTTCGTGTTAGGGATATCCCGGGATAAGGATATCGGGGGAATATGCCGTCAATTTTCTCCGGTCGGCAAAAAGTTCATCCTCACCAGGGCGGATAACCCAAGGGCTGCATATTGCGGACAAATACTTCAAAAACTAAGGTTATGTAAGCCGGGGGTCGCGGCGTTTTTATCGGAAAATGTGCGGGATGGTTTAAGGCTCGCTTTTTCCAAAGCAGGTAAAGGCGGGGTAATCGTAGTGACCGGGTCTTTATTTGTGGTAGCCGAGGCCCGGAGGATAATTTTAAACAACAAAGGTAAATATGGCCAGGCAAGATCTTAA
- the mnmE gene encoding tRNA uridine-5-carboxymethylaminomethyl(34) synthesis GTPase MnmE encodes MARQDLNDTIAAIATAVGDAGIGIVRISGANALNVADRVFFSKNKKRPSEHKTYTMHYGWVARDGDIIDEVILTIMRAPYSYTREDVVEINCHGGIVSLRDILDLVLDNGCRIAFPGEFTKRAFLNGRIDLSQAEAVLDVIKARTDSALKISVEQLKGSLSRRLTGIRGAILDLLSVLEADIDFPEDHAPAADFSGILSGLKEVDSRLKEVLSGADQGRIFREGISAVICGRTNVGKSSLLNALLKQERSIVTAVAGTTRDTIEEIIDIRGIPVRIVDTAGIISPRDLIERKAIRRTKAYIDQADLVILMFDGSRRLVKEDIILMNKLKSKTVLAVINKLDLKQKIDKERISRTFGKAIEISARGVKNIDALEEAIERMVYKGEVRSTGSVAISNLRHIQELKKTEKFIAEAMDCADNRLSAEFIAQDMKDAVGCLDDILGKRFTEELLNKIFSKFCIGK; translated from the coding sequence ATGGCCAGGCAAGATCTTAATGACACGATCGCTGCGATCGCCACTGCTGTAGGCGACGCCGGAATAGGGATAGTGCGTATAAGCGGGGCGAACGCATTAAACGTAGCTGACCGGGTTTTCTTTTCTAAAAACAAAAAGAGGCCGTCGGAACATAAGACCTATACTATGCATTACGGCTGGGTGGCCCGGGATGGAGATATCATCGATGAAGTGATCCTGACCATTATGCGCGCGCCTTATAGTTATACCCGTGAGGATGTTGTCGAGATAAATTGCCACGGGGGGATCGTTTCCCTGCGCGATATATTGGACCTTGTTCTGGACAATGGCTGCCGGATAGCCTTCCCGGGAGAATTCACCAAAAGGGCGTTTCTGAACGGCAGGATCGACCTTTCCCAGGCAGAGGCGGTCCTGGATGTGATAAAGGCCAGGACAGATTCCGCGTTAAAGATCAGCGTGGAGCAATTAAAAGGTTCTTTATCCCGGCGTTTAACCGGCATCAGGGGAGCTATCCTCGATCTTTTATCCGTATTAGAGGCGGATATCGATTTTCCCGAAGACCATGCCCCCGCGGCTGATTTTTCGGGGATATTGAGCGGACTTAAAGAGGTGGATAGCCGATTAAAAGAGGTTTTATCCGGGGCTGATCAAGGCAGGATATTCCGCGAAGGCATAAGCGCGGTGATCTGCGGGCGCACCAATGTTGGGAAGTCGTCTTTATTGAACGCGCTTCTGAAACAAGAGCGTTCTATTGTTACCGCAGTAGCCGGGACTACCAGGGATACCATTGAGGAGATCATAGATATACGTGGTATCCCGGTACGGATAGTGGATACCGCCGGAATAATCAGCCCGCGCGATTTGATCGAAAGAAAGGCTATCCGCCGGACTAAAGCTTATATAGACCAGGCTGATCTGGTTATCCTTATGTTCGACGGGAGTAGGCGTCTGGTCAAAGAAGACATCATTTTGATGAACAAGCTTAAGAGCAAAACGGTCCTGGCAGTGATCAATAAGCTGGACTTGAAACAAAAAATAGACAAAGAGCGTATTTCCCGGACGTTCGGAAAGGCAATAGAGATCTCCGCAAGAGGGGTTAAGAATATCGATGCCCTGGAAGAGGCGATAGAGCGGATGGTTTATAAAGGCGAAGTGCGTTCAACGGGTTCTGTCGCCATCAGCAATCTCCGGCATATCCAGGAACTCAAAAAAACAGAAAAATTTATTGCCGAAGCTATGGATTGCGCGGATAATAGATTATCGGCAGAATTCATTGCCCAGGATATGAAAGATGCGGTAGGCTGCCTGGATGATATATTAGGCAAGAGATTCACAGAGGAATTACTGAATAAGATCTTTAGCAAATTTTGCATAGGCAAGTGA